The region aattactgatcattgtgtggattgtactgatgcgcatattacagggggggggggggaataataataattaaaaaactgCATCGTTAAGTCAGTCGGGGGTCTCCGTGCACTGCGGTGGAACCGTCCCCCCCGCCCGAGGCTGAGAGCTTCTTTCTCTGCCGATTTTTCAGGACGTCGAAGGCCTCGGAGGAGAAACACAGCCTCATAACGCAGGCCGACAAGGCCCGTCCCAAGGACGAGCAGGACGTCATCGTGAAAGGTCAGTCACTGCATACACCTGCGTTAATAacggcgcgcccccccccccccccccccagctgaaccccattaatttcagctctggggaccccctgcttccagagagacAGACCTCCGTAGCGGGCGCCGGAAGCTTCTCCGGCTAACTGGGGGTTTGAAGCTCCCGCAGCCCCGTTGCCCGATAGAAcccgatgacatcacggcttcctattggcccgcagggcgcggcgGCTTTgaacgtgatccctgctagcggaGCGGCTGccggcgcgcccccccccctacggGAGGTCTGATTTCCTCTGGAAGCcgggggggggtccccggagctgaaataaaagGGGTTCCGCTCTGGGGATCCCCCCCCCCGCGCTTCAATCCTGGCGTAGCCACCGCGTCGCGGGGTCCTGGCGTTCCAGGGGGTCGCCGTCACGAAAAGTCCCGGGTCGTGGGGGGGGTCTTTCTGCTCATTTTCTAGGCTCCGAGCGTGCGCCCTGTCTGCGCTCCCGTGGAGCCTGGAGAAGCGGGAAGGGGGGGCTCTTCCGTTCCCGTCAGCGGGTCACTCGGCGGCGGGATGGCGGTGTGCCGGAAGGGGGCTGTGCCATCCTAGTGACCCTCTGACACTCAAACCCAACCTTGTGTTTCAGGGGAGCGGGGGTTGAGCACtttggtttgtttgtttttacaggCCCAAAGCCTGCACTAGAGTATCCAGCAACTCCCGCTGTTTATTCCCACTTGCTCCACAGGCACAGGCAGACTTCACACAGACTTATCGGAGAAGCTGCCTTATGCTGTGCTCCTCTGATCAGTCTCTTTGAAGTCaggttaccccccctccccccccccccacccgtgactGAGGTCTCCGTGTTGTGTCGCAGGGTGGCtgcagcgggaggtgagggggggcgtgAGGACCCCCTGGATGCGCCTCAGAAAGTTTTGGTTCGTGCTGACGCCGGATTCGCTGGACTATTACAGCAGCAACGAGAAGAGCGGCAAACGCGCGGGGAGCCTGGTGCTCACCAGCCTCTGCTCGGTGATGTGGCCGGACAAGCAGAGCTACAAGGagacgggtgagagagagagagagagagagagagaggggtgtgtgtgtacaagctacaaggagacaggtgagagagagagagagcgagagagaggggtgtgtgtacaAGCTACAAGGAgacgggtgtgagagagagagcgagagtgagggGTGTGTGTACAAGCTACAAGGagacgggtgagagagagagagagagaggggtgtgtgtacaAGCTACAAGGAGacgggtgagagagcgagagagaggggtgtgtgtacaAGCTACAAGGAgacgggtgagagagagcgagagagaggggtgtgtgtacaAGCTAcaaggagacaggtgagagagcgagagagaggggtgtgtgtgtacaagctacAAGGAgacaggtgtgagagagagagagagagagagagagagagaggggtgtgtgtacaAGCTACAAGGAGACAggtgacagagagcgagagagagggttgtgtgtgtgtacaagctacaaggagacaggtgagagagagcgagagagaggggtgtgtgtgtacaagctacAAGGagacgggtgagagagagagagcgagagagaggggtgtgtgtacaAGCTACAAGGAgacaggtgtgagagagagagagaggggtgtgtgtgtgtatgtgtgtgtgtacaagctacAAGGAGATAggcgagaggtgtgtgtgtgtgtgtgtacaagctacAAGGAGAcaggtgtgtgagaggtgtgtgtgtgtatgtacaagcTACAAGGAGACAGGTGtgtgagaagtgtgtgtgtgtgtgtatttacaagCTAcaaggagagaggtgtgtgtgtgtgtgtgtgtgtgtgtacaagctacAAGGAGACAGGTGTGTGAgaagtgtgtgtgtacaagctacaaggtgagaggtgtgtgtgtgtatagaagctactaggagagaggtgtgtgtgtgtgtgtacaagctacaaggagagaggtgtgtgtgtgtgtatagaagctACTaggagacaggtgtgtgtgtgtgtctgtgtgtgtgtgtgtgtgtgtgtgtgtgtgtgtgtgtgtgtgtgtgtgtgtgtgtgtgtgtgtgtgtgtgtgtgtgtacaagctacAAGAAGACAggcgagagaggtgtgtgtgtacaagctacacagacaggagagagagagagaggtgtgtgtgtgtgtgtgtgtgtgagtaatgggggggattcctgagtacatgtttcggggtaacccgcaacactggcccccttctacccaaacacaccctgacaacagttAACCGTAAAATCACCCCTGCCTCTCACGCCCGGCACCTCTCCGCCGGGCGGCTACCCTGGAACAGCAAAAACACACACCCCCCTTTATTACAAACGCCGTTACATGCcgtgattgggttgaagagctgacaatcacaattcccccatAGGGCTCAGGGGCAcgcagccgggccaaataccttttaTTACTGGCCCGGGTACCCCCTCGCCGTCACCGGTACGTCCCCTGAGTAAGGCCGAGCCTCTCTCCCCTGCAGGGTATTGGAGCGTCACGGTGTACGGCAGGAAGCATTGCTACCGGCTGTACACCGAGCACCTGAACGAAGCCGCGCACTGGGTCTGCGCCATCCAGAAGGTGATTGACAGCAAGGCCCCCCTGGAGACCCCCACGCTGCTCCTCATTAAGGACATCGAAGTGAGTCCCCGGGACGCTCGCACGCGGCATTCTGTGCGTTGCCGGGGCCGGTCGGCGCCGGGGAATGTGCAGGCGCGCTGGGGTTACGCTGAGCGGAAAGCGGCGAGTTCAACACTCGGTCACGCTCACTGCTCGGCTGCAAGCGAtttgggggaggagttatagggagcagttaggggaggagttatagggaggggttataggagcagttaggggaggagttataggagcagttaggggaggagttatagggagaggttataggagcagttaggggaggagttataggagcagttaggggaggagttataggagcagttaggggaggagttatagggagaggttataggagcagttaggggaggagttatagggagcggttataggagcagttaggggaggagttatagggagaggttataggagcagttaggggaggagttatagggagaggttataggagcagttaggggaggagttatagggagaggttataggagcagttaggggaggagttatagggagaggttataggagcagttaggggaggagttatagggagaggttataggagcagttaggggaggagttatagggagcggttataggagaagttaggggaggtgttatagggagaggttataggagcagttaggggaggagttatagggagcagttaggggtggagttatagggagaggttataggagcagttaggggaggagttatagggagaggttataggagcagttaggggaggagttatagggagcggttataggtgttatagggagcggttataggtgttatagggagcggttataggtgttatagggagcggttataggagttattgggagaggttataggaggagatatagggagcagttataggtgttatagggagcggtttatCACTTTGCTGTGTCCGCATGAATGAAACGTTGTTTTTTTAACCTGTGTGTTATTGGGGGGTTTTCAGGAAAATCGCTTGAACCTGGAAGCCGTGGACGAAATCTACAAACTGAACCCCATCCTGAGGCACACGAAGAGTCCTCTCtatgcccccctgctccccttctccTACGGAACCGCAGACCACGCCAGTACGTAGAAACGCGTTCCCACTCACTTTCCCTCATCACAAACCCGCCAGCGCCATTTCCAACTGGACACCAAGCGTCTCTGGAAAACCTTTCTCCTGTGCAGCGATAACAGTGTGAAGCCTTTTTGTGGGAGACACCATCGTGGCTTCTCTATGTCTCTGTGTGCCGGGCTCcccactcctctgctcctccctacatatcggcTTTGATctctcgtctcctgcgctctgcccataaccgtccaccctctccacccctttcacctctactgctctctctcgccttaaaccttccCCCACACTCCGTATGCGCCAAgcgccttctctccccaccttcaagtCCAACCTGAAAACGCACCTCTTACATGAAGCCTCCCTACAGCCTGgtctcctggccactgtcccacacccacagtctctcctacCAACCACGGTGcccaagccctgccatctactgtcccacacccacagtcactcctaccaaccatggtgtccaagccctgccatctactgtcccacacccacagtcactcctaccaaccatggtgtccaagccctgccatctactgtcccgcacccacagtctctcctaccaaccatggtgtccaaacactgccatctactgtcccacacccacagtcactcctaccaaccgtggtgtccaagcactgccatctactgtcccacacccacagtcactcctaccaaccatggtgtccaagccctgcaatctactgtcccacacccacagtctctcctaccaaccatggtgtccaagcactgccatctactgtcccacacccacagtctctcctaccaaccatggtATCCAAGCACAGCCATCTATTGTCCcatacccacagtcactcctaccaaccatggtgtccaagcactgccatctactgtcccacacccacagtctctcctaccaaccatggtgtccaagcactgccatctactgtcccacacccacagtcactcctaccaaccatggtgtccaagcactgccatctactgtcgcacacccacagtcactcctaccaaccatggtgtccaagcactgccatctactgtcccacacccacagtcactcctaccaaccatggtgtccaagccctgccatctactctcccacacccacagtctccTACCAACCGTGgtgtccaagcactgccatctactctccaacacccacagtcactcctaccaaccatggtgtccaagccctgccatctactgtcccacacccacagtctctcctaccaaccgtggtgtccaagccctgccatatactgtcccacacccacagtctctcctaccaaccgtggtgtccaagccctgccatctactgtcccacacccacagtctctcctaccaaccggggtgtccaagcactgccatctactgtcccacacccacagtcgctcctaccaaccatggtgtccaaacactgccatctactgtcccacacccacagtcactcctaccaaccatggtgtccaagctctgccatctactgtcccacacccacagtctctcctacctaccatggtgtccaagcactgccatctactgtcccacacccacagtcactcctaccaaccatggtgtccaagcactgccatctactgtcccacacccacagtcactcctaccaaccatggtgtccaagccctgccatctactgtcccacacccacagtcactcctaccaaccatggtgtccaagctctgccatctactgcacttattccctcacctgctgtctctgcaactctcccaacataccgcttagattgtaagctctccggggcagggatttcctttcccgttgtctgactttgttgcgcttattatattataattccttgtattgtattgtctttgtgaagcgctgagtacactgttgtAATACACGTTACAAAGGAATAGGAAACAAaatgcttacaatctaagtggtaagtggggagaacgtacagagacagcaggagggggttCTGGGAAGTGCgcctgcaaggggccacggtcagtgcctgtgagatgtatagtatcagccaccaGAGCtacctaaaggtggagagagagggggccagCCGGgttttgaggggaagggcattcccgaggtctggggcagtcagtgagaaacgtTTTAGGCTGGAGAGGGCTGTAGATACAGAGGAACACAGAAGACACCCTTTAGCAGAACTCAAAGAGACATGTATGGTGGAGATGTCAGGAGGGTCAGAGGAGTGTGTAGCCTTCAAAGAGGAGGAGGATTTTGGAAGCCCTACTGGATTTAgtaggaatccaggagagggaTGTGTATGGATCTCTCTGTGTAGCGTCATGTTGGTAACCCCCACCCGGCAAAACTGAAAAACCCGGAAGGGACATTTCGGCGAGGCAGCGTCTTGGCAGGATTTTACGTCACCCTTCCCTATCTCACATTATGTCGGCGTGTCTGGTACACGTAGTCCTAACTTGGATGGGCGCTGTCCTCAAGGACCAGAGTCAATGATTCGACACGGTGGTGTGGGACGCTCTCGGGTAGAGTAAGGCGGACGGTGAACTTCATGCAGGACTggttccctgccccccccccgaaTAGCCTGCCATCTAAGGCAGGCTCGTGGTCAAcagccagtcctcaagggccaccaacaggtcagcttttcaggatatccctgcttcagcacaggtgtctccatcagtggctctgttgattgagtcacctgtgccgaagcagggatagcctcaaAACCGGATGCGTTGGTGGCCATGGAGGACTGGGCCTAAGCGGTAGGTTAGGGAAACGCAGGAGATGGAAGAGGAGTGGTCCACGACCCTTGGCCAGGAGCATAAGCAAGTGGGGAACGTTGAGAAGATGACCAACGTACGCTGAGCGTGGGTTCCAGCGGTAGAAGGCAGCGAGAGCGTTAAGAAAGCAGTAGAGACGAGTGGGCAGAGAGGAGACAGTCTAAGCGACGTGCTAAGCTTTGATGGTATCTTAATGCAGCGGCGGGCACATCACTGCTTACGCACTAAATTGACCATATCCCACTcactgcccgcacacagcttcTGCACGGCGTGTCCTCTGGGGGTTTCCAGCCCTTGGGAATAAGGAAATCATTGTATGCTCGGTCGGAAGACCCCAGACACCACGGCTTTCTGGGAACAATGACTCATCCCCGGGCTCTGTCTCTtgatcctttctctctctgtattCCCGCTTTTGATGCACAAAGCTGCCCACGGAGCATGTTAACCCCTTCTTTGCTCCGGCACCCTGCACATGAATATATTTATACACGCACTTCCTGATCTCACCCGCCCATCTGACTTTGGGGTTCGTCGTCTTGGTTTTACACTCTCTCGGCATCCAGTCCgttaccatctttgtccaacgcaAAATGTCCTTCTTGCGAAATGTCTGGCCTTTTTCTTCCcccgtgtgatgatgtcacagacttttgttttcgAACCAACGCATTCCTTTTCCTGTCCAtatgggtaatacccagcatgcatctctccatacttcgggtaatacccagcatgcatctctccatacttcgggtaataccccgcatgcatctctccatacttcgggtaatacccagcatgcatctctccatacttcgggtaatacccagcatgcatctctccatacttctttgtgtgtgtgtgtgtgtgtgtatatatatatatatatatattggcattcAACCCTGCTCCGTTCCCGGGGGGTCAGACCACTGGGACCACTCCCTTCTTTCAATGGTCCTAGTGGTGaatctgtccccctcccccacgctaGGGAAGTGTTTAGCCCCATTCATTAGAACGGAGCTCATCTTTTCTCCAGCGTATCGAAAACAGCGATGCCGAGTATCACCGCTGAAAACCAACCGGGTTGAGCCTCTACGATGGTTGACGGCCCCTCGCCCCAAGAGCTTGCCATCCAGTTGACGctgacctccccccctccccccccccattaactCTTTCAGCGCACAACACGAAGGGATACACGGCGCTGCGCGACGAGGCGGTCAAGATCTTCAACTCCctccagcagctggagagcgAGCGGGACCCCGTGCCGCTGATCCAAGGGGTGCTGCAGACCTGCCTGGACCTGCGGCCCCTCCGCGACGAGGTCTACTGCCAGGTGGCCAAGCAGACCGCCGACCCCCCCGAGCCCGGCAGCCCGGCTCACCTCCGCTACTGGCAGCTGCTCACCTGCATGAGCTGCACCTACCTGCCCGGCCCCGCCGTCACCAGGTTCCTGCGCTCTCACttacagaggtaaggggggggggaccccGTAAGTCACCTCTCTGCCTTCTGGGTCTGTATCTCCTAAGGTGCACGGGGGAGGGGCATTTGGGACCCCGTAAGTCACCTCTCTGCCTTCTGGGTCTGTAACTCCTAAGGTGCACGGGGGAGGGGCATTTGGGACCCCGTAAGTCACCTCTCTGCCTTCCGGGTCTGTATCTCCTaaggtgcacggggggagggggcattTGGGACACTGTAAGTCACCTCTGCCTTCTGGGTCTGTAACTCCTaaggtgcatgggggaggggcaTTTGGGACATCGTGAGCCACCTCTCTGTCTTCTGGGTCTGTATCTCCTAAGGTGcacgtggggggggagggggcatttgGGACCCCGTAAGCCACCTCTCTGTCTTCTGGGTCTGTATCTCCTAAGGTGCACGGGGGAGGGGCATTTGGGACCCCGTAAGTCACCTCTCTGCCTTCCGGGTCTGTATCTCCTaaggtgcacggggggaggggcATTTGGGACACTGTAAGTCACCTCTGCCTTCTGGGTCTGTAACTCCTaaggtgcatgggggaggggcaTTTGGGACATCGTGAGCCACCTCTCTGTCTTCTGGGTCTGTATCTCCTAAGGTGcacgtggggggggagggggcatttgGGACATCGTGAGCCACCTCTCTGTCTTCTGGGTCTGTATCTCCTAaggtgcacggggggggggggggagggggcatttgGGACACCGTGCGCCACCTCTCTGCCTTCTGGGTCTGTATCTCCCaaggtgcacggggggagggggcattTGGGACACCGTGCGCCACCTCTCTGCCTTCTGGGTCTGTATCTCCTAAGGtgcacggagggaggggggattgtcttCACgctgcggcagtgccactccattactaaaaaaaaaaaaaataataaaaggagtTTGTGTAATAGTATCCCGATCGGCACTATCTGGACCAAGGCCTTAACTGCCACCCTTTTTTTTGCAGGACGCGGGATCGGTCTCCGGACACGGAGATGGAGCGGTACTCGGCCTTCGTCCTGGACTCGCTGGAGAAGACCAAGCAGCGGGACTTCGTCCCGTCCTGCGAGGAGATCGCCGTGCTGATTCACCGGCAGGCGCTGGCGTGCACCGTCTGCTACCCCGGGGCGGGGACCTGCAAGGTGCCCATCACTTCCCACACTACGGCCGGAGAGGTGAGACGGGGGGACGGGACCGCCGGGCGGGCGTGACGGGGGGACGGGACCGCCGGGCGGGCGGGCGTGCTGGGGGTAGCACGTGGTGGCTTGGTGGTGGCTCTTCTTGTTGacgttgggcaagtcactttgtcaTCTCCCTGGGGATTCGAtcgtaagctctgcggggcaggggtAGTGCTTGCACAATTCTGCGCCCGGTGCTTGGGCGCCATTTGCGTCGCAGAAGAAACATGATATATTAAGTATTacatctgtgtctgtgcgtcaATGGACAACCCCATTGAAGGCCAAAGTGGCCCATTGGCAGTGTGGATCAACCAAATGATGCTACGCCTCAGGGCTCCTTAAAACCCATTCACTTCAAAGGTGCCATCCCACACAGCCGGCCAGGTGGGTCCGTTagtggcctctgaatggggaagtgttagTCTAACGGAGGGTCTTCTGTGcccttaaccccctcccccccccccaccgtcctTATTAGAGAGCTTAGAAAGATGTGGGGAGAGGGGACTCTGGCTGTGTGAGCGCTTGCTGATCACACCGTGACATCATCACCCaccgtgacatcatcacacacagtgacatcatcacactAAAGGAAGCAGCCTCCCCCGTCTCGCTTTAATTATTTAAATCTAAtcatatatttaataataatattatttattaataatagatccccccccccccaaaaaaaggcatcaatcacccagatgatGACCCCTTTTTCACGTGTCGCTTGAATTGACGTGTTTAAGGGGTcccgtctggggggggggggggttggtggaggAGCTGACCCCTTGTCTGTACACCTGGGTAATTACTTTCAGAGATGGAGAACCCGCGAGTGCGTTAACATTTCCTCCACAGGTCCCCAAAAAACCAAGAGTGGTTCAGCTGCAGGCGAGGATTCTGGGTAGCGACAGGCTAATGCGCCTGACTTTTTAGCTTCCATCCACTCCTTAACACGGACTCCCGAGAGCAGCAATGTAATGAAGTGGATAGGAGGTGACGCCCACCGAGGGGCCACTACCCAGAATTCACCTGTAGTCGCGCCAGGAGGCCAAGCCAGTGTGAACCTTGGGCGGGCTCCACCAGGGTTACCCCAATGATCCAATCCGAAGCTGATCACAttttacccctctccccccccccccccctagctgGTCCAGGAGTTGATTGAAAAACTTGACCTGGGACAAAGCCGAAACGTCTTCGCCCTCTACGAGCAGAACCGCCACTACGAGCAGGCGCTCGGCACAGCCACCCTCGTGGCCGACACCCTCACCAGGTTTGAAAAgtaaatgccttttttttttttgactcgTAGGGTTTTGGAGGCAGAAGGAGCGAGACGGGCGACCTGCTCATAGTCGCCTGTTAAtacggaagggggggggggggggagttggggaatTTAAACTGGAGCGCGGTTTCTATCTGACTCACTCGGACAGATACATCAGCGATCGCCCCAGGCTTCCTCGCCCACACCGTGTCAATGCAAGGGTCACTCCCTCTACCTGTCTTCTTGCTGAGGCCCAGATCCACCCGAGGGTGCCAAGCTTTAACGCGCCTTTACTTGGGAGCCGAGGCGTGCTAAGGTTTAGCACCCACCTGGGCCTTCCATGTGGCAGACTGATCCGGGGGGATATATAGGGCGGGGGGAGAGTTGGCTTTCCAGGAAGACTGGTACCATGTTCATGCAATCACAAGAGCGCCTCCGTCatgcgtgggtgggaagagtggGCGCCGTGTCGGGGTGGGCAAAAGGTTTAGACTTGGTGAATGTGAGATCACAGGGTCTGTCCTGTGACGTCATCATTCTACCGCTGACATCAGACTCGCCTTcgggcactgggggggggggggcaagcaggGTTATTCCGTGGCACCCTCCAACGCTGGAAGAACCCTTCTCTTGCACAGGCCTTAAGATGCCTTGTGGCGTAGCGAAGCGTTTTGTAGCATAGCGCTGCTTAGTAGATATGTGTGTCTGGATGAACTGAGACGATCAGTTTGTTGGGTAATGAACCATTTTAACATCCCAGCCCCCGTGTCTCTTACCCGCCTACAGCTTactccaggagtggccaactccagtcgacaagggccaccaacagatcaggtgtgcaggatacccctgcttcagcacctgaattgagccacctgtgctgaagcagggaaatcctgagggactggagttggccacccctggcttagtCCTTCTACACAAAAGGTGGAAATCCATACGGTCAAACCATTTGGCGTCCATTACATTATCGAGCATTGGACACCCGCGGAAAATAAGGGTTAGACGAGTTGGCTTCTGTTCACATCCTGCTCGTTTAACACAGTAATTCCTTCCCCTAGCCTTTCATGCAAAGAGAAAGGGTTCGAGTCACGATGGAGACTCTGCTTTAAGGTCTACTGCTTCCTGGACACGGAGGATGTACCCAAAGACAGCCTGGAGTTCTCCCTTCTCTTCGAGCAGGTACTGGAGGAAGGTTCCTTCTGGGGTCCTCCCTTTTACCTCTactgctccccccccaacccatggATCTCCCTTACTAGGCACCCCAGCACCTTCTATCCCCACCTTCAAACCAAAACACACAACTTCTGATCTCAGTAGCCTAGACTCATGACAACTTCTCCCACCACGttcccaccatcaaggccagacttacagagacagtaggggaagAAGTAAGGGCAGTAAATGGGTGGCAGTTTCTGGCCTTGGATGTCTCTGTGGAGGTGTGGAGAGGCGTAGTTATTAGGCCAGGCTACTGAGATGTCTCATTCAGAAGGTGTGAAGAGGTGTTCCACTGAGGTGGTTGacgtgtatactgtatacatactggTAAAAGTTACATATATTTCCCGAAGTGGTGAGGTACTGGGGTTACCCCATTTCAGATCTAGGGATCTTGAGTTTTATTTAAGTAGACATATTGTGGGGAATCGCTGCTTTAATTAACATTTGTTTATCAAAGGCACACGAGACGGTGATCCGAGGTTACGTACCCACCTCCGAGGACACGCTGCAGTCACTGGCCGCCCTCCGGCTCCAGTTCCTAAACGGCGACTTCTCCCCCCACGCTCCCTTCCCCCGGCTCGAGGAACTGTTCCCCATCTACTTCCTCCACTCCCGGGTGCTGGCCTCCAGCAAGCCCCCCGTGGCCTCCCGGACCTCCTGCCCCAACTTCCACAAGGGCCTGCTCTCGGGGGCTCTGCCCAACGGACTGTGGAACAACTCGCTGGTGAAGCAGAAGGCGGAGGAGAACCAGAAGTTCCGGGGGCGAGTGAAGGAAGAAGGCGCCAACATGATGTCGGCCATTGTGGACAAGTGGAAAGTCTTGCACGGCATGGGGACGCAGGAGGTCATGACTTCCTACTTGGCCACTGTCAAGGAATGGTCGGGTTACGGATCCACCTTGTTTGACATCGACTTTTACATGGTAAGTTGGGCCGTGTCACAAATCGACCGTGATTTCCTCAGGCTGCTCCCCCTTTGTGTGATCTTTCTGTGGTGACCTCAGAAACGACATTACAATCAGGGCAGGACACACTCAGGGGgtgagatactaacattatatgcgcTGGACTCACATAGGTTTcccggggggggagggtattCAACTCATCGAGTGCCGGAGGACGTCAGTCTAACGTCACGGTAGGCCGGGGACGTTTGCTTGTCCGCCCGTGAGTCTTCCAGCTCTAGAAAGTCACGGGAAACCCCTGGGAGGTGCCAGACTCCGTGATGTCCAATGGGTGGGCGTCCCCGTTGGCAGACTGTCACCACGAGGGGGATAACCCTCTTTTCTGAGGGAGCCGATGTCCCAGGGAAGTTGCGGGACGGTC is a window of Ascaphus truei isolate aAscTru1 chromosome 23, aAscTru1.hap1, whole genome shotgun sequence DNA encoding:
- the PLEKHH3 gene encoding pleckstrin homology domain-containing family H member 3 isoform X4; the encoded protein is MGTPNVGVTQPVRASNGSDRTSKASEEKHSLITQADKARPKDEQDVIVKGWLQREVRGGVRTPWMRLRKFWFVLTPDSLDYYSSNEKSGKRAGSLVLTSLCSVMWPDKQSYKETGYWSVTVYGRKHCYRLYTEHLNEAAHWVCAIQKVIDSKAPLETPTLLLIKDIEENRLNLEAVDEIYKLNPILRHTKSPLYAPLLPFSYGTADHATHNTKGYTALRDEAVKIFNSLQQLESERDPVPLIQGVLQTCLDLRPLRDEVYCQVAKQTADPPEPGSPAHLRYWQLLTCMSCTYLPGPAVTRFLRSHLQRTRDRSPDTEMERYSAFVLDSLEKTKQRDFVPSCEEIAVLIHRQALACTVCYPGAGTCKVPITSHTTAGELVQELIEKLDLGQSRNVFALYEQNRHYEQALGTATLVADTLTRFENLSCKEKGFESRWRLCFKVYCFLDTEDVPKDSLEFSLLFEQAHETVIRGYVPTSEDTLQSLAALRLQFLNGDFSPHAPFPRLEELFPIYFLHSRVLASSKPPVASRTSCPNFHKGLLSGALPNGLWNNSLVKQKAEENQKFRGRVKEEGANMMSAIVDKWKVLHGMGTQEVMTSYLATVKEWSGYGSTLFDIDFYMNSSGNFSQRLWLGVSASSLALYKQGDLEAFESVFYSQISSFGVSDSTTFKVSVGEKDMLFETTKVDEITQLINTYLTCVSDGPCPPSTDNSSGSEDPADSELPCEPV
- the PLEKHH3 gene encoding pleckstrin homology domain-containing family H member 3 isoform X2; amino-acid sequence: MPLQGLWWWLCCRHGFTLLGREYGDTEKEDEDESFEMKSTEAQMCSKHGTPNVGVTQPVRASNGSDRTSKASEEKHSLITQADKARPKDEQDVIVKGWLQREVRGGVRTPWMRLRKFWFVLTPDSLDYYSSNEKSGKRAGSLVLTSLCSVMWPDKQSYKETGYWSVTVYGRKHCYRLYTEHLNEAAHWVCAIQKVIDSKAPLETPTLLLIKDIEENRLNLEAVDEIYKLNPILRHTKSPLYAPLLPFSYGTADHATHNTKGYTALRDEAVKIFNSLQQLESERDPVPLIQGVLQTCLDLRPLRDEVYCQVAKQTADPPEPGSPAHLRYWQLLTCMSCTYLPGPAVTRFLRSHLQRTRDRSPDTEMERYSAFVLDSLEKTKQRDFVPSCEEIAVLIHRQALACTVCYPGAGTCKVPITSHTTAGELVQELIEKLDLGQSRNVFALYEQNRHYEQALGTATLVADTLTRFENLSCKEKGFESRWRLCFKVYCFLDTEDVPKDSLEFSLLFEQAHETVIRGYVPTSEDTLQSLAALRLQFLNGDFSPHAPFPRLEELFPIYFLHSRVLASSKPPVASRTSCPNFHKGLLSGALPNGLWNNSLVKQKAEENQKFRGRVKEEGANMMSAIVDKWKVLHGMGTQEVMTSYLATVKEWSGYGSTLFDIDFYMNSSGNFSQRLWLGVSASSLALYKQGDLEAFESVFYSQISSFGVSDSTTFKVSVGEKDMLFETTKVDEITQLINTYLTCVSDGPCPPSTDNSSGSEDPADSELPCEPV
- the PLEKHH3 gene encoding pleckstrin homology domain-containing family H member 3 isoform X1, with the translated sequence MPCCCGCKELWEAPAVSDSLYLKWPPKGCIQGTPNVGVTQPVRASNGSDRTSKASEEKHSLITQADKARPKDEQDVIVKGWLQREVRGGVRTPWMRLRKFWFVLTPDSLDYYSSNEKSGKRAGSLVLTSLCSVMWPDKQSYKETGYWSVTVYGRKHCYRLYTEHLNEAAHWVCAIQKVIDSKAPLETPTLLLIKDIEENRLNLEAVDEIYKLNPILRHTKSPLYAPLLPFSYGTADHATHNTKGYTALRDEAVKIFNSLQQLESERDPVPLIQGVLQTCLDLRPLRDEVYCQVAKQTADPPEPGSPAHLRYWQLLTCMSCTYLPGPAVTRFLRSHLQRTRDRSPDTEMERYSAFVLDSLEKTKQRDFVPSCEEIAVLIHRQALACTVCYPGAGTCKVPITSHTTAGELVQELIEKLDLGQSRNVFALYEQNRHYEQALGTATLVADTLTRFENLSCKEKGFESRWRLCFKVYCFLDTEDVPKDSLEFSLLFEQAHETVIRGYVPTSEDTLQSLAALRLQFLNGDFSPHAPFPRLEELFPIYFLHSRVLASSKPPVASRTSCPNFHKGLLSGALPNGLWNNSLVKQKAEENQKFRGRVKEEGANMMSAIVDKWKVLHGMGTQEVMTSYLATVKEWSGYGSTLFDIDFYMNSSGNFSQRLWLGVSASSLALYKQGDLEAFESVFYSQISSFGVSDSTTFKVSVGEKDMLFETTKVDEITQLINTYLTCVSDGPCPPSTDNSSGSEDPADSELPCEPV